In Candidatus Chlorohelix allophototropha, one DNA window encodes the following:
- the puhE gene encoding putative photosynthetic complex assembly protein PuhE, with the protein MNFWIDVLPSVVAAIFIWWGATGIIIYLCGRRTWRPWVFGVVTLAQPFAFWQVMATRDSHDVGGVFAQFFWAIIIWSWIETSYYSGFIVGRKNIPEIEPGTSTGLRFRRAIAANLYHELMIIGLSIAVVIVGWGGSNETGLWTFMILHWTHQSAKINIFLGINNLTTEYLPDNLKYMAQYFSQKPLNSFFPFSATISTIIATALFISAAQSNTAGEQAGQALLFVLMVAAVIEHWWLVTPVPSKAWDWALKSRKADQQQLPTIQVVCGYLGSGKTTLIRHLLPQFDERVAVLVNDFGAVGIDAELIRGDNAAGMVVELPGGCVCCTLQKNLSGQIINLLETFKPERVIIEPSGVAGIEEIVKALASPRLVKRVANVEVVAVIEAPRLLAAGGLPEFVVTQIKAAGAIVISKTDLVQPGEVGRVAKVVSALNHKARVITAINGQVALTELFAVAPELPAEEEHEAHQHDEENGGLISFGEEYTGEFDPQALRDLFVDLRDGHYGPVIRAKGIFHARGGRLAWDLASGNITERILTPPLPDELPGGRFMAIAEDLTTEQLQERLQGCIIPAVSL; encoded by the coding sequence GTGAATTTCTGGATAGATGTTTTACCCTCGGTAGTTGCCGCTATCTTCATCTGGTGGGGTGCAACCGGAATTATTATATATTTGTGCGGGCGACGAACTTGGCGACCATGGGTATTCGGCGTGGTTACGCTGGCACAGCCCTTCGCATTCTGGCAAGTGATGGCTACGCGAGACAGCCATGATGTTGGCGGGGTATTTGCTCAATTCTTTTGGGCAATTATCATTTGGAGTTGGATAGAAACCAGCTACTACAGCGGTTTTATCGTGGGTCGCAAAAATATACCGGAAATTGAACCCGGCACTTCCACGGGTTTGCGTTTTCGCCGTGCCATTGCCGCCAATCTATATCACGAACTGATGATAATCGGCTTGAGTATCGCGGTTGTTATTGTAGGTTGGGGCGGCAGCAACGAAACCGGCTTGTGGACTTTCATGATTTTGCACTGGACTCACCAATCGGCAAAAATCAACATTTTTCTAGGTATCAACAACCTCACGACCGAATATCTGCCCGATAACCTGAAATATATGGCACAGTATTTTAGCCAGAAGCCGCTTAACTCTTTCTTTCCTTTTTCTGCCACAATCTCTACCATCATCGCCACCGCCCTATTTATATCGGCAGCACAGTCTAATACCGCCGGGGAACAAGCCGGACAAGCTTTGCTGTTTGTGTTGATGGTTGCCGCCGTCATTGAACATTGGTGGTTGGTTACGCCTGTGCCATCCAAAGCTTGGGATTGGGCGCTGAAAAGCCGCAAAGCCGACCAGCAACAGTTGCCCACTATTCAGGTAGTCTGTGGCTACTTGGGCAGCGGTAAGACCACCCTTATTCGCCACCTGCTACCGCAATTTGACGAGCGGGTAGCGGTACTGGTCAATGACTTTGGCGCAGTAGGGATAGATGCCGAGCTTATCAGGGGCGATAATGCCGCCGGAATGGTGGTTGAGTTGCCGGGCGGATGTGTGTGTTGCACACTCCAAAAGAATCTGAGCGGACAAATAATCAATTTGCTGGAAACCTTCAAACCTGAAAGGGTAATTATAGAGCCGAGCGGGGTAGCGGGAATCGAAGAAATCGTCAAAGCGCTTGCCAGCCCACGTTTAGTAAAACGAGTCGCAAATGTGGAAGTAGTGGCGGTTATCGAAGCGCCGCGTTTGCTGGCAGCAGGCGGCTTACCTGAGTTTGTGGTGACACAGATAAAGGCAGCTGGGGCAATCGTAATCAGCAAAACCGATTTGGTGCAACCCGGCGAGGTTGGGCGGGTGGCAAAAGTAGTAAGCGCGTTGAACCACAAAGCGCGAGTTATCACCGCTATAAACGGACAGGTTGCGCTGACTGAATTATTCGCAGTAGCGCCAGAACTTCCCGCAGAGGAAGAACACGAAGCCCATCAGCATGACGAAGAGAACGGTGGTTTAATCTCTTTCGGGGAAGAATACACCGGAGAATTTGACCCTCAAGCCCTACGCGACCTTTTTGTCGATCTGCGGGATGGTCATTATGGACCTGTTATACGCGCCAAAGGGATTTTTCATGCACGGGGTGGGCGATTGGCGTGGGATTTAGCCAGCGGTAATATCACCGAGCGAATATTAACGCCACCACTACCGGATGAATTACCCGGCGGGCGTTTTATGGCAATCGCCGAAGACCTTACCACCGAACAATTACAAGAACGCTTGCAAGGTTGCATTATCCCGGCAGTCAGCCTTTAG
- a CDS encoding EVE domain-containing protein, producing the protein MAYFLAKTDPETYSIDSLELEKKTVWDGVRNPQALQAIRQMKPGDNVLIYHSGGQSAVVGLAKVISEARPDPDDARSWVIDLEFDHKFESPIMLSEIKASGLFADWSLVRHSRLSTMRVPENFIDWLSQRRALK; encoded by the coding sequence ATGGCTTATTTTTTGGCTAAAACCGATCCTGAAACCTACTCGATTGATAGCCTTGAGCTTGAGAAGAAAACCGTGTGGGATGGGGTTCGCAACCCGCAAGCGCTTCAAGCTATTCGGCAAATGAAACCGGGCGATAATGTACTGATTTATCACAGTGGTGGTCAATCGGCAGTGGTGGGGCTAGCAAAGGTCATTTCCGAAGCACGCCCCGACCCAGACGATGCTCGAAGTTGGGTCATTGACCTCGAATTTGACCACAAATTTGAATCGCCGATAATGCTTAGCGAAATAAAAGCTAGCGGGTTATTCGCTGACTGGAGTTTGGTGCGGCACAGCCGCCTCTCGACTATGCGAGTGCCTGAAAACTTTATAGATTGGCTCAGCCAAAGAAGGGCTTTAAAGTAG
- a CDS encoding FKBP-type peptidyl-prolyl cis-trans isomerase, translated as MNNKPRLISVFILVLLVSALLAACGDNTAVPSAATAPAGTATPELTKSATGLKYYDTVVGKGTQPKVGQTVSVHYSGYLTNGTKFDSSVDRGQPFKFVLGVGQVIQGWDEGVATMKVGGKRRLIIPPQLGYGPSGSGPIPPNAELIFDVELLAVQ; from the coding sequence ATGAACAATAAACCGAGACTGATCTCCGTCTTTATTCTGGTATTACTGGTGTCTGCGCTTCTGGCGGCTTGCGGAGATAATACTGCCGTTCCATCTGCTGCTACTGCGCCTGCCGGTACGGCTACGCCGGAATTGACCAAAAGCGCCACCGGCTTGAAATATTATGATACAGTTGTAGGAAAGGGAACTCAGCCTAAAGTCGGTCAAACCGTTTCAGTACATTACTCCGGCTACCTTACCAACGGTACTAAGTTCGATAGCTCGGTGGATCGCGGTCAACCCTTCAAATTTGTGTTGGGGGTAGGTCAGGTTATCCAGGGTTGGGATGAAGGCGTTGCAACTATGAAGGTGGGCGGCAAACGCCGTTTGATAATACCGCCCCAGTTAGGCTACGGTCCCAGCGGCTCAGGACCGATTCCACCCAATGCCGAACTCATTTTTGATGTGGAACTTTTAGCGGTGCAATGA
- a CDS encoding response regulator, giving the protein MVNDLSKKNSENFDELPGGSIGKLVRAEYLSLGRYLNPDQIARRVYEILSELLGSDTAFVLVRWDGKRVTPLMIKNALLPASVSLLNLVKTLQNQKTPLLLTDPHEIEELSSLPLGYHLAYYPLTDAVDLRSSLCIVSPRTMFSPALLDDLEALIVALKNALENAAEHGKVLREYSLLQMAKKTWEQVWGEIEEQQKAIERLLARNQALLDIGLAINSSLDLKDVLTTIVTEAVKLLQVSRGAIALWDEGRHDIKVMAEYLHDGISMTAPSFLEFNLNQSETRVLPVEDRLLELNFPNSLTEQDTEKLRRFLAESWDLRTGKVGSILISPLRWQSQTIGAIILNDQTSGRAFNKEDQDVLALIANQAAVAIENARLFDTIRDERNRTQLILNSIADAVFTTDLKQRIVTVNPGAEQISGLTAEDLVERYYWEALGMQDSKGHTLPLEASPCLQAIQNATSTDPRIFSINHPDGERRMISLVAAPIIESGRVTGVVGVFRDVTREQEVNRLKDEFVSLVSHELRTPMASVLGFSELMLTRQVSPEKSRLYVETIHKEAQRLSNLISDFLDIQRMEAGRQVYNFTEVSLNFLVRPILDLFSVERERIKVEFPVDLPFVRADPDRIVQTMTNLIGNAIKYSPNGGDIILRAHLNENQMVETSVADNGLGIPKEAQSQLFNKFFRVDNSDRREIGGTGLGLAISREIVEAHGGKIWVDSALSKGSVFHFTLPAVLDSPPELLETITTPLTVEVAENTILIVEDNNSLAQLIGTYLEEDGYACQIASSAEQALRLVEQITPIAMVLDITLAGRMDGWDLLIKLNENPQLTDVPVIICTVLDTKFMGANIGAAEFLPKPIELRKLEEMINRLTALAPQRNILVIDDDASLRRMLKESLSELDFVVATAASGDQGLKLAIQNPPDLIVLDLMMPKMDGFQVLSRLRADRHTINIPVIVVSAKEVSNDERAFIHKGLARFLTKGEQTPQRIREAVRESLEAQKLTTTR; this is encoded by the coding sequence ATGGTGAATGACTTATCAAAGAAGAATTCTGAAAATTTTGATGAACTGCCGGGAGGAAGCATCGGTAAACTAGTTCGCGCCGAATACCTTTCGCTTGGTAGGTATTTAAATCCAGATCAGATTGCTCGGCGCGTTTACGAAATTCTCTCCGAATTGCTCGGCTCTGACACAGCTTTTGTGCTGGTACGCTGGGATGGAAAGCGCGTCACCCCGCTGATGATTAAAAATGCGCTGCTGCCTGCCAGTGTTTCCTTGCTTAATCTTGTAAAGACTCTACAAAACCAGAAAACCCCCCTGCTACTTACTGACCCGCACGAAATTGAAGAGCTTTCGAGTTTGCCGCTAGGCTACCATCTTGCCTATTATCCGCTTACCGATGCCGTTGATTTGCGTTCCTCACTTTGCATTGTCAGCCCGCGTACTATGTTTTCCCCTGCTTTGCTGGATGATTTAGAAGCGTTGATAGTGGCGCTGAAAAATGCGCTCGAAAACGCTGCGGAACATGGCAAAGTGCTGCGGGAATATTCTCTTCTACAAATGGCGAAAAAAACGTGGGAGCAGGTGTGGGGCGAGATTGAGGAGCAGCAAAAGGCAATTGAGCGGTTGCTGGCGCGTAACCAAGCATTACTCGACATTGGGTTGGCAATCAATAGCTCGCTAGACTTGAAAGATGTGCTTACCACGATTGTCACCGAAGCGGTCAAACTGTTACAGGTCAGTCGGGGTGCAATTGCACTATGGGATGAGGGTAGGCACGATATCAAGGTGATGGCAGAGTATTTGCATGACGGTATATCCATGACTGCGCCCTCATTTCTTGAATTTAACCTTAATCAGTCTGAAACAAGGGTGCTTCCGGTCGAAGATCGTTTGCTAGAACTAAACTTCCCCAATAGCCTGACCGAGCAGGATACCGAGAAATTGCGCCGCTTTTTAGCAGAATCATGGGATTTGCGTACCGGAAAGGTGGGCAGCATTCTGATTAGCCCCTTACGCTGGCAATCGCAAACCATTGGGGCTATTATTCTAAACGACCAAACTTCCGGGCGCGCTTTTAATAAAGAGGATCAGGATGTACTGGCGCTGATTGCCAATCAAGCGGCGGTAGCTATCGAAAATGCTCGCTTATTCGATACAATTCGCGATGAGCGCAATCGCACCCAACTTATTTTGAACTCTATTGCCGATGCCGTATTTACAACCGATCTGAAACAGCGGATAGTCACAGTAAATCCCGGCGCAGAGCAAATCTCCGGGTTAACCGCAGAGGATTTGGTAGAGCGCTATTACTGGGAAGCGCTTGGTATGCAGGATAGCAAAGGACATACCTTACCGCTAGAAGCCTCACCCTGTCTACAAGCTATTCAAAACGCCACTTCCACCGATCCGCGTATTTTCTCAATCAACCATCCCGATGGGGAACGCCGCATGATTTCGCTGGTTGCCGCACCGATTATTGAAAGTGGCAGAGTCACTGGTGTAGTAGGCGTTTTCCGTGACGTTACCCGTGAGCAAGAGGTCAATCGTCTCAAGGATGAATTTGTGAGCCTTGTTTCGCACGAATTGCGTACCCCCATGGCAAGTGTGCTAGGCTTCTCAGAACTGATGCTAACTCGTCAAGTAAGCCCGGAAAAGTCACGTCTTTATGTAGAAACCATCCACAAGGAAGCCCAACGGCTCAGCAACTTAATCAGCGACTTCCTAGACATCCAACGTATGGAAGCAGGGCGGCAGGTTTATAATTTCACCGAGGTGAGTCTGAATTTCTTGGTGCGTCCTATTCTCGATTTGTTCTCCGTTGAACGTGAGCGCATCAAAGTCGAATTTCCGGTTGACTTGCCCTTTGTACGCGCCGACCCCGACCGCATTGTCCAAACCATGACGAATCTAATCGGTAACGCTATAAAATATTCTCCCAACGGTGGGGACATCATTTTGAGAGCGCACCTGAATGAAAATCAGATGGTGGAAACTTCGGTAGCAGATAATGGGCTTGGTATTCCCAAAGAAGCGCAAAGCCAGCTATTCAATAAATTCTTCCGAGTAGATAATAGTGACCGCCGAGAAATCGGTGGGACAGGGCTAGGGCTTGCCATCAGCCGCGAAATCGTAGAAGCACATGGCGGCAAAATCTGGGTGGATAGCGCACTTAGTAAAGGTAGCGTATTCCATTTTACCCTTCCTGCGGTATTGGATAGCCCGCCTGAATTGCTTGAAACAATTACTACTCCTTTGACAGTGGAGGTGGCTGAAAATACTATCCTAATAGTTGAAGATAACAATAGCCTAGCGCAGTTAATCGGTACTTATTTGGAAGAGGACGGTTATGCTTGCCAGATTGCCAGTAGCGCAGAGCAGGCTTTGCGTTTGGTAGAGCAAATTACGCCGATTGCAATGGTGCTGGATATTACGCTAGCAGGGCGTATGGATGGTTGGGATTTGCTCATCAAATTGAATGAGAATCCGCAATTAACTGATGTGCCAGTCATTATCTGTACGGTGCTAGATACCAAATTTATGGGCGCTAATATAGGGGCAGCCGAATTTTTACCAAAACCGATTGAACTGCGCAAACTGGAAGAAATGATTAATCGCCTTACTGCATTAGCTCCTCAACGCAATATTCTGGTAATAGATGATGATGCCAGTTTACGCCGTATGCTTAAGGAAAGCCTGAGTGAGTTGGATTTTGTTGTGGCAACTGCCGCAAGTGGCGATCAGGGTTTGAAACTGGCTATTCAAAACCCACCTGACCTGATTGTTCTGGACTTAATGATGCCAAAAATGGATGGCTTTCAGGTTTTATCGCGTCTGCGTGCCGATCGCCACACCATCAACATTCCGGTTATCGTGGTTAGCGCTAAAGAAGTGTCAAATGACGAACGCGCCTTTATTCATAAAGGGTTGGCGCGTTTCCTTACCAAAGGTGAGCAAACTCCGCAGCGTATTCGCGAAGCGGTGCGCGAGAGTCTCGAAGCCCAAAAATTGACAACTACCAGATAG
- the uvrA gene encoding excinuclease ABC subunit UvrA, which yields MQHDKILVRGAREHNLKNVDLDIPRDKLVVITGLSGSGKSSLAFDTIYAEGQRRYVESLSAYARQFLGQMEKPDVDYIEGLSPAISIDQKGTNHNPRSTVGTITEIYDYLRLLFARIGHPHCPSCGREISRQTVQQIVDSVANLAEGTRLMVLAPLIKDRKGEHKHIFEDIRKKGFVRARVNGQIRDVDETIELEKYKKHNIEAVIDRLIIRRDEQGTVLDRNRLSDSIETALKLGGGIVQIAIIDGEELYFSENFACVYCGLSVGEIEPRTFSFNTPHGACPNCSGLGEVMDFDPELVIPNRSLSLGEGAVMPWNRLGQLNSTYMTALLTAVGAQYGFTLKTPLRDFSPEQMGILLYGNNSEPLKIKMRTSVTEASFPGVIPDLKQRYSESGSSYMKFEIERFMVGRTCPECKGARLKPEALGVLVVSKSIMEISSMSVRDALEFFIKLWPIDLPDGGAHDLLSERERMIGYQIIKEIKARLTFLNDVGLDYLTLNRAAGTLAGGEAQRIRLATQIGSGLMGVLYILDEPSIGLHQRDNNRLIQTLLRLRNLGNTLIVVEHDEEMIRTADYVIDMGPGAGEHGGQVIAAGTLDDIINNPRSITGKYLSGEMEIKTPEKRRKGNGKTLVVKGARENNLKNLEVEFPLGKLIAITGVSGSGKSTLVSDTLYRKLAHVLYGSKERAGEHDSIVGIEHLDKVIDIDQSPIGRTPRSNPATYTGLFTPIREIFSKVPEARTRGYNPGRFSFNVKGGRCEACEGDGIIKIEMQFLPDIYVPCEVCQGKRYNREALEILYKGKTIADVLDMTVDEAVEFFSSIPAINGKLQILHDVGLGYIRLGQPATTLSGGEAQRVKLGTELSKRPTGRTMYVLDEPSTGLHIDDVSRLVTILQRLVDGGNSVVVIEHNLDIIKVADWIIDIGPDGGNRGGNVVATGTPEHVAGIAESYTGQYLKHMFEVESVRHKVKVAS from the coding sequence ATGCAGCACGATAAAATACTTGTGCGCGGTGCACGTGAGCATAATCTCAAAAATGTTGACCTTGATATACCCCGTGATAAATTAGTAGTAATTACCGGGCTTTCCGGTAGCGGCAAGAGCAGTTTAGCTTTTGATACCATTTATGCCGAAGGGCAGCGACGCTACGTTGAATCGCTTTCAGCTTATGCCCGCCAGTTTTTGGGACAGATGGAAAAACCCGATGTAGATTATATCGAAGGGCTAAGCCCCGCTATCTCCATCGACCAGAAGGGCACAAACCATAACCCGCGTTCAACCGTTGGTACTATCACCGAAATTTATGATTACCTGCGGCTGTTATTTGCCAGAATAGGGCATCCCCATTGCCCCAGTTGTGGGCGTGAAATTTCGCGACAGACGGTGCAACAAATCGTAGATTCGGTAGCAAACCTAGCGGAAGGTACGCGCCTGATGGTACTCGCGCCCTTGATTAAAGATCGCAAGGGTGAGCATAAGCATATTTTTGAAGATATTCGTAAGAAGGGCTTCGTGCGCGCCCGTGTAAACGGGCAAATCAGGGATGTGGACGAAACCATTGAGCTTGAAAAATACAAAAAGCATAATATCGAAGCGGTAATAGATCGTCTCATCATCCGGCGCGATGAGCAAGGTACCGTTCTAGATAGAAACCGTCTCTCCGACAGCATCGAAACTGCCCTCAAACTAGGGGGTGGCATCGTGCAAATCGCTATAATTGACGGCGAAGAACTGTATTTCTCTGAAAATTTCGCTTGCGTGTATTGCGGACTCAGTGTCGGTGAAATCGAGCCGCGCACCTTCTCCTTCAACACACCGCATGGCGCATGTCCCAATTGTAGCGGTTTGGGCGAAGTTATGGATTTTGACCCGGAATTGGTAATTCCCAACCGCAGCCTTTCGCTTGGAGAAGGGGCGGTAATGCCCTGGAATCGTTTGGGGCAACTGAACAGCACTTATATGACCGCCCTGTTAACGGCTGTTGGCGCACAATATGGTTTTACCTTGAAAACTCCTCTCCGGGATTTTAGCCCAGAGCAAATGGGCATATTGCTATACGGCAATAATAGTGAGCCGCTCAAAATCAAGATGCGTACCAGCGTTACCGAAGCTTCCTTTCCGGGCGTAATCCCAGACCTAAAGCAACGCTACTCTGAAAGCGGTAGCAGCTACATGAAATTCGAGATCGAGCGTTTTATGGTGGGACGCACTTGCCCCGAATGTAAGGGCGCACGCTTGAAGCCCGAAGCTTTGGGGGTGCTGGTGGTGAGCAAATCCATTATGGAAATATCCAGTATGTCGGTGCGAGATGCGCTGGAGTTCTTCATCAAGCTATGGCCCATTGACTTGCCGGATGGTGGCGCACACGACCTGCTCAGCGAACGTGAGCGCATGATTGGCTACCAGATTATCAAAGAAATCAAAGCGCGACTTACCTTCCTTAACGATGTCGGGCTTGATTACCTCACCTTGAACCGAGCGGCGGGTACGCTTGCAGGCGGGGAAGCGCAGCGTATTCGCCTTGCCACCCAAATCGGTAGCGGCTTAATGGGAGTGCTGTATATTCTGGACGAGCCAAGTATCGGGCTGCACCAGCGTGACAACAATCGCCTGATTCAAACCTTGCTGCGCTTGCGTAATCTTGGCAATACCTTAATCGTGGTGGAACACGATGAAGAGATGATTCGCACCGCCGATTATGTAATAGATATGGGACCCGGCGCGGGCGAGCATGGCGGACAGGTGATAGCTGCCGGTACGCTTGACGATATAATCAATAATCCGCGTTCGATTACCGGCAAATATCTATCGGGCGAGATGGAGATTAAAACCCCGGAAAAACGGCGCAAGGGCAACGGCAAAACGCTGGTAGTAAAAGGGGCACGCGAGAACAATCTGAAGAATCTTGAGGTGGAATTTCCGCTTGGCAAGCTGATAGCCATCACTGGAGTGAGCGGCAGCGGTAAGAGTACCCTTGTTTCTGACACGCTCTACCGCAAACTGGCACATGTCTTGTACGGTTCCAAAGAGCGCGCGGGTGAGCATGATAGCATCGTTGGCATCGAGCATTTAGATAAGGTTATTGACATTGATCAGTCACCGATAGGGCGCACGCCACGTTCCAATCCGGCAACCTATACCGGATTGTTTACCCCGATTCGCGAAATTTTCTCGAAAGTACCCGAAGCGCGTACACGCGGATACAATCCGGGACGTTTCAGCTTCAACGTAAAGGGCGGACGCTGCGAGGCGTGCGAAGGCGATGGCATCATCAAAATCGAGATGCAATTCCTGCCCGATATTTACGTGCCATGCGAAGTTTGTCAGGGAAAACGCTACAATCGCGAGGCATTGGAGATTCTTTATAAAGGAAAAACCATTGCCGATGTACTGGATATGACGGTGGATGAAGCAGTGGAATTCTTCTCCAGTATTCCCGCCATCAACGGTAAATTGCAAATTTTGCATGATGTAGGCTTGGGCTATATCCGGTTAGGGCAACCGGCTACTACTCTCTCCGGTGGTGAGGCACAACGGGTCAAACTTGGCACTGAGCTTTCCAAACGCCCTACCGGACGTACAATGTATGTGCTGGACGAGCCTAGCACCGGACTGCATATTGATGATGTCTCTCGCTTAGTCACCATCCTGCAACGCTTGGTTGATGGCGGGAATTCGGTGGTGGTGATTGAACACAACCTTGATATTATCAAAGTGGCGGACTGGATTATCGACATCGGACCCGATGGCGGTAATCGAGGGGGTAACGTGGTGGCAACCGGCACTCCTGAACATGTGGCGGGAATAGCTGAATCTTACACCGGGCAATACCTCAAGCATATGTTTGAGGTGGAATCAGTACGACATAAGGTGAAAGTCGCCTCGTAG
- the carA gene encoding glutamine-hydrolyzing carbamoyl-phosphate synthase small subunit, with amino-acid sequence MSVDSGEAMELLKNIQTPAGAEKLLTLPAFSDERPELNNPTILALEDGRIFRGWGFGAAEVAEGEVVFNTSMTGYQEICTDPSYRGEIVCLTYPIIGNYGIIDADDESRESWLSGLIVRDYTPEWSNWRAQTSLHRYLQKRGIPGIYGIDTRALTRHLRTNGLMRGVIVRPKPEESDAEIILRAQNALMPAQKNVVADVTTPSIYRYPARSIEGSSGVETMRMAVLDCGLKENILRSLARRGVSATVLPNTASLSDVMALQPDAVFSSPGPGDPERNTTTIEALQGVLAQHIPFFGICLGHQLLGLAIGCTTSRLKFGHRGGNHPVKDLATGKVHITSQNHGFQVDADSVPVSQGWRVSQINLHDGSVEGLAHETLPVFSVQYHPEGAPGPQDNQYLFDRFIAMVQDSKNNK; translated from the coding sequence ATGTCGGTTGATTCCGGGGAAGCGATGGAATTATTGAAAAACATACAAACCCCGGCGGGCGCTGAAAAGCTACTAACGCTGCCCGCATTTTCTGATGAGAGACCAGAATTGAATAACCCCACAATATTGGCACTTGAAGACGGTCGAATATTCAGAGGTTGGGGCTTTGGCGCAGCTGAGGTTGCCGAAGGCGAAGTAGTCTTTAACACTAGTATGACAGGCTATCAGGAAATTTGCACCGACCCAAGCTATCGTGGCGAAATAGTCTGTCTCACCTATCCTATAATCGGCAACTACGGCATAATCGATGCTGATGATGAGTCTCGCGAAAGCTGGCTTAGCGGCTTGATTGTGCGCGACTACACCCCCGAATGGAGTAATTGGCGCGCGCAAACCAGCTTGCATAGGTATCTTCAAAAACGCGGCATTCCGGGCATTTACGGAATTGATACCCGTGCGCTTACCCGTCACCTACGTACTAATGGGTTGATGCGGGGGGTTATTGTTCGCCCCAAACCGGAAGAAAGTGATGCCGAAATAATATTGAGAGCGCAAAATGCGCTGATGCCTGCCCAGAAAAACGTGGTCGCTGACGTAACTACCCCGTCGATTTATCGCTACCCTGCCCGCTCAATTGAAGGTTCGAGCGGTGTAGAAACTATGCGAATGGCGGTATTAGATTGCGGTTTGAAAGAAAACATTCTCCGTTCTTTGGCTAGAAGGGGTGTTAGCGCCACCGTTTTACCCAACACTGCCAGCCTGAGTGATGTTATGGCGCTCCAGCCAGATGCAGTGTTCAGTTCACCCGGTCCCGGCGACCCCGAACGCAATACCACAACCATAGAGGCGCTACAAGGTGTGCTTGCGCAGCATATACCGTTTTTTGGTATTTGTCTTGGACACCAATTACTCGGTTTGGCGATTGGTTGTACCACCAGTCGTTTGAAGTTTGGTCATCGTGGGGGTAATCATCCTGTTAAAGACCTTGCCACTGGCAAAGTGCATATAACCAGCCAGAATCATGGGTTTCAGGTTGATGCCGATTCGGTGCCCGTTTCGCAAGGGTGGCGCGTCAGCCAGATTAATTTGCATGATGGTTCGGTAGAGGGATTGGCGCATGAAACCCTGCCCGTCTTCAGCGTCCAATACCACCCAGAAGGGGCGCCCGGTCCGCAGGATAACCAATACCTTTTCGATCGTTTTATTGCGATGGTACAGGATAGCAAGAATAATAAGTAG
- a CDS encoding PadR family transcriptional regulator, whose protein sequence is MDDQSLLLLGILKAQSQHGYQINEFIEKNLSRVTNMKKATAYATLDRLSKAGYVTVTFEQEGNRPQRKVYSITPAGEDYFLEQLRENLSSAEQMTFTGDIGLMFLDNLPRQEVAEHLKRRLAEVEKQIVSFEKAPIHANGHGVNLAVDHVLTLFKSEQKWLLSTIPELESAEQ, encoded by the coding sequence ATGGATGATCAGTCGCTACTGCTGCTGGGAATCTTGAAGGCGCAAAGCCAGCATGGTTACCAGATTAATGAATTTATTGAGAAAAATCTTAGCCGCGTTACCAACATGAAAAAGGCAACCGCCTATGCCACCCTTGACCGTCTCTCCAAAGCTGGCTATGTTACCGTTACATTTGAGCAAGAAGGAAATCGCCCACAACGCAAAGTCTACTCAATTACCCCTGCCGGAGAAGACTACTTTCTCGAACAATTACGCGAAAATTTATCATCGGCTGAGCAAATGACTTTCACGGGTGATATTGGTCTGATGTTTCTTGATAATTTGCCGCGTCAGGAAGTTGCCGAACACCTTAAACGCCGGCTGGCTGAAGTAGAGAAGCAAATTGTCAGTTTTGAAAAAGCTCCTATTCACGCCAATGGGCATGGTGTTAACCTAGCAGTTGATCATGTACTTACTTTGTTTAAGTCTGAGCAAAAATGGTTGCTTTCTACCATTCCTGAACTTGAATCAGCGGAACAATAA